In Rosa rugosa chromosome 4, drRosRugo1.1, whole genome shotgun sequence, the genomic stretch TGcaagtcagttttttttttttttttttcttcttcttctctgcaaCCATGAATGAGTTGCCATGGAAGCACAGAGAAAGCAAACGCAGCAACTCCACACCaaatctctaatttttttttccttgagttAACGGCAAGGTTAACTGTGGTTTAGACCAAAAATAAAAGGATGGTAGAAGAGTGATGTGTAAattattttatgaaattgaagtaaattcccGCTCTCtgatttttactttccttgaaaaTCATAATCCACCCATGTCAGATTTTCCATGTGTATTGACCTCAATGAGGTTCTGTacatgagagagagggaggagggTCTGTCGAGCAACAAAACCAATGAGTTTCCCAACTTCATATACACACACAAAACCAATCATAGAGAAATTTGATTTTAGGCTATTGTTTTTGTTGTCATATTCCACTGTCGCATTTCCAATTTTTATGCAAGTTTGATCATTCACGGGTCACTTATTCATGCACGAATAGTAATTTACACAGATGGTTTTTCCAAAATAAAGAACCCAGCTCGAATTTGGCATCAAAAATGGGAAAGTGGGACTCACCCAGAATGTAAATTCCACAAGTTTTGTAGCATTAAAAACTGACAAGTTCGAGAATCACATGTCATCAAAGCAGAGAAATCAATTTTGCACCCAAGTTGTGGAGGTAGTGGGGTTACAGTAACACCCAGAATTTTCATTGGCATCATCACAAGAAAATAAGATAAGCAGTACCAATGCAAGTTTTGGGAACAGGATTTTTAATGACAAGACCTTGTTGGAATTTGAGATTAACAGAAGGGATTGATTATATTCCTCCTACAAATAAAAAGAACAAATTCACAAATTCCTCCCATCCCTCTCATCAAGCTTTTCCCAACCTTTCCAGAAAAAGGCTGATGCTTAATCTCTTGGAACAATTTACTTTAGCAGAAATGCCATAATCTCTGCTGGAAAAGCCTCGCTGGTTCCATCTGTGTACTTGGTATTCAGATAAGCAAGGCCAATAAAACTAAACATGCTATTCTGGAAAGGGAATGTTCTTCTTTTCTCCCTCCATCTGTGATTAGAACATTCATGCATAGCGGACGGTATAGAAGAGacagaattttttctttttctttaatacTTCTCCGATGCTCCGAGCAAACAGTGCATGAGAGCATCAAAAAGCACACAGGGTTTCATAGATACTAATAAGAGCAATGAACGCAAGAACTTATTCCAAAGGTCTGGAAAGAGACAAGAAAGGAAGATTAAAATGAATTAATAGTATCGATAATCTACAATAAAGAAAACAGTATCGATAATCtacaataaagaaacaaaaagaaatggaagagaATAAATAGAAAGGTATCACAAAAATGACCCCAACTTTCAAAACAGCAAATCACAGAATAAAACGGATGTCTCCATCAAGGTTTCAATCAGTACATTTCACATATTCACTGTTGGCCACCAAGCACATTTCACCACATACATGCTACAAATTCATGCACAAAACGCATGAGATTCCAATACCTCATAAGTAAACCACCAACTCACAATCAACTTTGCCTAAAATGAAAATGATCTTTTCAGGAGGACAAATTCCCAAAAAGCAGAAACATATCCTGGTTGGTAGGGAACTACTCTACAAGTAATTTCCGAATCCTACAGCTGAGGCTTTACCGAATTTTCCGTAGCAATTTGCCACAATCCAGCAGACGGGATTGATTTTCATTGAAGAAATTCTCCACTAATTGTAGATAACTTGTCTAACCAGGAACTTAGTGATGGCCATTACATCAGTCTATTTGCGTATCCACATCGACATAGTTGCGTAGCCAGTGTTTCTGAAAAAATCATCGCTTTTATGACTAACTTGTTCCATCACACTTCTGAAAACCTCCATCACACTTCTGAAAACGGTAGCACCACCCATTGTGAAATTGAGACATGATGCCTAATTGAGATTATGATTCCAACATAAGGATTTCATAAGCGTCCACCACGTGACGATCCTTATTTAAAAATATTGTAGAAATTGAGAAGCATAATTTGCTGAATGGAAGCAGTTCACACAGATATTCAGCTCAACTTTTTGATATAATCGCTGCCAGGCCTTTCATTTATTGGAGTATCTTAAATGAAAAAAGGGAAAGCGAAATTTTTCCAGAACTAAAGAAACCTCAAGTAAATGACTGTATTGATCAATATCTAGCAAGTAACAAAAGATATTTACAAATTCTCACTACCTATTGAGGTTTTGTATCTTCTGTGTGACAGAAAAGTCGTATAAAAGTAGATACAACAAAATACCTCATGTGAAAGATCTAGGCTTCTGAGGAATAGAACGTGGAATAGCCAAGATGGCCACCAGCCCACTTGCTAAGGCTGCACCTGCTGCAACCGCAAAGGCTGGAGAGTTTCCGCCACCAAATAGCTGATCCCATGGTCCACTTCCCAGGGATACCAGTACCTGTtcccaaaaaccaaaataatattCATAACCAAAATTGGTCTATAAGAAAAGGATATAATTGTAACTCATTAGATTCATAAACCGAAAAACTTGTCATTCTCTAAGAAGTGCATGGGAGTTCAATCGGCTTAATAATATATTACCCAATATGGATAGATGGTTATGGGTTATTGATTGAATAGCACAAAATAAATTCTACTTTAAGAATGCACTTCAGCTCAGGCCTTAATGTTTGCACAAACCATCACATCTTTGGATGCAAAGCTTGAAACTGATATCTCATGCACAAACCACGATGGTGACGCaaagctttttattttttttttcttcttttttttctcttttttccgtaaaaaaaataaaggtgCAGAGCTTGAAACTGATATTTTGTGCacatattcaacaataaaagtGGAGTATCATTCTGTGTTATAAGGCTTGAGCTTATATATTCATTGTTGAACAAACAGAAGAAGGAAAACAAGGTAAGAGATGCAAAATCGTACAGGCtcatatgtacatatatattcATGTAACCACTTTCTGAATACCTTGTGATACCAATTTAAAACATTTGGTGAACCAAAACAGTACGGATGTATGATATTTATATGACTACAAACTTTAAACTTTAAACTAAACTTTTCAAATAAATTGTTAGAGTCCCACCATCtgttaggtatcattttgaaatAATTAAGTGATTTATGGAAAAAAAACAGCACATTGCAAAATAATGTATGTGACAGAATGAAAATGTATCAAAATGCATAATATAAATCGTATTTTGCAAATGCGACTTAATGTGTTGGGCATTTAAAGAAGCTGCAAGGGGCAAATGGagtagaaagaaaaggaaatacaGATCTGTATATAGTTTGTAGATGCACTAGATCTTCCACAaacatacaaaaaaaataaaaataaaaataaaaaataataaaaaaagaacagTAAATCTTACTAGTTATGCAAGTTATACAACACTAAATTTTGAAAATGCTTAtaatcctccaatgtaaatatCTTTAGCTCCATATTTCAGTTCCTACAACTCTAAACTGATATTTCGTGCACATATTCAACTATAATGTGTTTCCTGATCATATCTTTTCTGAACACACAAATGCACATTCATTGCTAGATGGAAATAAAGCAGCCATACCTGTGGTATTACAATTGCCAGATTCAGTACACCCATTGATAAGCCTGCAACAACCAAGTATCAGCATAAGAATTCCTACAACTAAGACTCCAATCAACACTTTgaaaccaaattacatccattGAAAAAATGCCCACCTTGGCCAAGTCCCAAAGACTCAATACGTGAAGAAATCAAGGCATATGGGACACTGTACGTGATCTGCAAAAATTTAAAGTAGATCATAAACTGAGTTCTTAGACAAAAATAGTCATTCCGCAGTGAAAAGACTACTCCAATATCCACAGATGATGTTGAATGGACCATAGATCACTTTTACAGGTAAATCCCAACTTGATACCCAAGGCATATTATGAATGCTAACAAATAGAAGATTATGCCTTCTTATTTTAACTAGTCTCAACAGTACTAATGTAAAATAAGCAATTTCATATGTCTGGTACAATGTAAGCATCTTTAACCCCTGGTCCGCACTCCTCGGACTGTTAATTTGAAGTATTCCATTTCCCATAAGTTATTCTATACTAGCAAAGCAAATTGATAATCTCCTCTTTAAGATTTTCCTACATCCTTCTTATTTCTCTCCCATATAATTAACCCTATATGCCTCTTAGCCTGAATCAAATACTGCCAAATAGAAAATTCAATGAGAGAACAGAACTTACCGCCAATGGAATTCCAAGAATTGCAAAAACAACCAGTGAAGCAATCACAATCCCAGGTGGAGGTGAATCATGGCCAATACTCTTGTTCACAAATGTAATAACAAGCATTGCAAGAAAGGAAAGAGCCATGATAAAGTTTGAAATCCCCCACACAAAACCAGACCCCCATTTCCTGCAAAGCTTCTCCATAAGCACCGAAGTTATACCAAGCATAATCGAGTTCAACATCAAACCAAGAGCTCCCATTCTAACCCCATTACTGTAATTTGTCCCTTCATTTGGCTTGCCACCATAAATTTCCCGACCCATCCAATCAGTATCAAAGAGAAGAAATGGAAACCACCCAATCCAGTTTAAACCAGTTACAAGTAGGATTATCCATATAGGTGCTGAGAAATATCTAAAAGTCCCAAACAGCTCCCAGAGGAAAGCTTCTTCAGCTTGGCTGGATTGCCCTGGCCCTTCCTCAGCGAAGGGGGCGTTTCTGTCGCTTGAACCCAGAGGTAATTCCTGAGCTGCTGATATGCTTAAATATGTTGTAAGTG encodes the following:
- the LOC133742486 gene encoding sucrose transport protein SUC4, which codes for MPTPEADPERHHHRGRTARPAAARPPARPSLRSLLRVASVACGIQFGWALQLSLLTPYVQELGIPHAWASIIWLCGPLSGLIVQPMVGHMSDRCTSRFGRRRPFIVAGAVCIAVSVLIIGYSADIGWLLGDRGGVRPRAIGVFVFGFWILDVANNMTQGPCRALLADLTGKDHRRTRVANAYFSLFMAVGNILGYATGAFSYWFKVFPFTLTSACDVNCANLKSAFIIDIAFIALTTYLSISAAQELPLGSSDRNAPFAEEGPGQSSQAEEAFLWELFGTFRYFSAPIWIILLVTGLNWIGWFPFLLFDTDWMGREIYGGKPNEGTNYSNGVRMGALGLMLNSIMLGITSVLMEKLCRKWGSGFVWGISNFIMALSFLAMLVITFVNKSIGHDSPPPGIVIASLVVFAILGIPLAITYSVPYALISSRIESLGLGQGLSMGVLNLAIVIPQVLVSLGSGPWDQLFGGGNSPAFAVAAGAALASGLVAILAIPRSIPQKPRSFT